The Antarcticibacterium flavum genome contains the following window.
CAAAGCCAAAAACTTAAATAAAATAAGAATGATCGCAACCAAACCGGAGAATAAGAAAAGTAAGGAGCTTGCCCTGGGGTTTGTGGGGGTAGGATGGATAGGCAGGAACAGGATGGAAGCCATCCTACGCGATACCGGGAGCAAGGCATTTGCAATTGTAGACCCTGAATTAGAAAACGCAGCAGAAGCAAAAAAGCTAGCACCTAAAAGTTGCCATCTCGACTCCCTGCAAACAATGCTGGAGGAGGAACAACTGGACGGGGTGGTAATCGCAACCCCCAGTGCTATGCATGCAGAGCAGAGTATTGAAGCTCTTAGAGCAGGCAAGGCCGTTTTTTGCCAGAAACCCCTTGGCCGTACTGCTAATGAAGTGCGGGAGGTGGTTGAAGCCTCCTGGCAGGCTAATCAACTCCTGGGGGTCGACCTTTCCTACAGGTATACCAAAGCTTTTAAAGCTGTCTATGATCTCATCAAGGCAGGGGAGATTGGGGAGGTATATGCAGTGGACTTGATATTCCATAACGCTTATGGTCCTGATAAAGATTGGTTCTACGACATCAAGAAGTCCGGTGGAGGGTGTGTTATGGACCTGGGGATCCACCTGGTGGACCTGGCGCTGTGGACGCTTGATTTCCCGGAAATAAAAGATGTGAGAAGCAGGCTTTACCACCAGGGAAAAAAACTTACCTCCTTTGAAGAGCAGGTAGAGGATTTTGCCAGCGTAAACATGGTTTCTGCCCGGGACACCAACATACATCTGGAATGTTCCTGGCACATTTCTGCCGGAAGGGATGCCGTAATAGAAGCCAAATTCTATGGCACCAAAGGGGGAGCGGCGTTTAAAAACATCAATGGCTCCTTCTACGATTTTACAGCTGAAAAATATAACGGCACCCAAACTGAAACGCTTGTGGCACCACCGGATGACTGGAGTGGTCGCGCCGGGGTGGTTTGGGCAAAAGAATTATTGGAAGGAAAAAAACACGATCCTGAAGCAGGAGAAGAATTTATAAGAACCGCAGAAATAATAGACAGAATTTATGGAAGATAGACTTACAATTTTGATGACTACAGATACCGTGGGAGGCGTATGGACCTATTCCATAGAATTATGCAGGGCCCTTGAAAAAGAAGGGGTTTTTATACACCTGGCGGCTATGGGAAACTGGCCTTCAAAAGAACAGGAAGAAGAAGCGGCTGCACTGGAAAACGTTTTACTGTACAAGAGTGACTACAAACTGGAATGGATGCAGGATCCCTGGGAGGATGTGGAGCAGGCAGAAAAGTGGCTCAATTCCATTTACCACACAGTACAGCCTGATATTTTGCATTTTAATAATTATGCGCACAGAAAGGAAGACTGGTCCTGCCCTACCATTACCGTCTTCCATTCCTGCGTGCAAACCTGGTGGCAGGCGGTGAAAGGAACTTCTGCCCCCGCTATCTGGAACAAGTATACCAATCTGGTTTCAGAATCGCTGAATACTTCAGATATGGTGGTGGCACCTACAAAAGCAATTATGAAAAAGGCTATAGCCACTCATTCTATTTCTACAGACACGAGGGTGATCTACAACGGCAAGGACCTGCAACCTTCAGCAGATAATGAAAAAGAAGATTTTATACTTTGTATGGGCAGGATCTGGGATGAGGCCAAAAATTTGCAATCACTTTCCGGGATGGCGAAGGACCTGCCCTGGCCGGTTTATGTGGTAGGAAACAATATAAATCCAGATACCGGGGAAGCCGTTCTTATTGAAAATGTAAAATTCCTGGGGGAACTCCCACAGGAAGAAGCTCACCAGTGGCAGCAGCGGGCGAAGATCTTTGTTAGCCCCACCATATATGAACCTTTTGGTCTTGCTATCCTGGAAGCAGCAGCATCGGGTTGTGCACTGGTGCTTAATGAACTGGATACTTTAACTGAACTATGGCAGGATACGGCTGTTTTCTTTGATCCTGAAAATAATACAGAAGCGAAAAAACTGATCCTTCAGCTTAATGGAAATGAAAGCTTCAGAAGTGATATCGCAAAAAAAGCAATGAAAAGGGCTGCAGATTTTTCAGCAACAAAAATGGCGGCAGCCTATACTGAAACATACAGAGAACTCCTGGCAAAGAGAGAATTTGATCACGACCTCAGGGAAGAGGGTAAAACTACCACCCAATAAAACACAGCTATGAAAATCATAATGTTCTATCATTCATTGTATTCTGACTGGAACCACGGCAACGCCCATTTTTTAAGAGGTATCGTCAGGGAGCTACAGCAAAGAGGGAATGATGTGGAGGTCTATGAACCAGAGGGTGGATGGAGCCTGAATAACCTCATCAAGGACCACGGGGCAGAGAAGATGGATGAGTTCCGTAAATATTATCCGGGTTTGAGTCCGCAATTCTATAATCCTTCAAAGCAGTTGAATTACGAGGGGATACTGAGAGATGCAGACCTTGTCATTGTACACGAATGGAATGACCCTCAAATGGTGGCGAATATTGGAAAGCAAAAGGAAAAATATGGTTTTAAGCTGCTCTTTCACGATACTCACCACAGGGCGGCATCTGCCCCCGAAGAAATGGGGAAATACGATTTTAGCAATTACGATGCGGCCTTGGTATTTGGAGAGGTTATTAAAAATATCTACCTGGAAAATAAATGGATCAGCAATGTCTTTACCTGGCACGAGGCTGCAGATGCAGAGCTTTTTAAACCGGTACGCGATCTGGAAAAAGAGGGGGACCTGGTGTGGATAGGAAACTGGGGTGATAATGAACGTACAGAAGAACTGATGGAATTCCTCATAGAGCCTGTAAAGGAATTAAAGCTGAAGGCAAAAGTTTACGGGGTAAGATATCCTGAAAAAGCTAAAAAAGCCCTTGCAGACGCGGGGATAGAATACGGCGGGTGGCTGCCGAACTATAAAGTCCCGGAAGTTTTTTCCAGGTATAAACTTACGGTCCACGTTCCCAGAAGGCCTTATGTGGAAATGCTGCCGGGAATTCCCACAATTCGGCCATTTGAAGCTCTTTCCTGCGGCATCCCGCTCATTTGTTCCCCATGGCAGGATGCAGAAAATTTGTTTACCCCGGGAGAAGATTACCTCCTGGCAAATGATGGCAATGAAATGGGTTACAGAATAGCAGAGGTGCTCAAGAGCGCACAACTGGCCCAAAGCCTGTCACAAAACGGCAGAAAAACCATCCTGGCCAGGCACACCTGCGCCCACCGTGTGGATGAACTGGAGGAAATAATCACCCAGATAAATAAACAGTACCCTTACACCCAAAAATCTGGAACAAATGGATAATACGAAACTTAAAATAGCATTCTTTGGCTCCAGCATAGTCTCTGCCTACTGGAACGGTGCGGCGACCTATTATCGGGGCATTGTAAAAGCCCTGGGAAATATGGGCCATGAAGTCACTTTTTATGAACCTGATATTTATGAAAGACAAAAACACCGGGATATAGAAGATCCCGAATATTGCCGGGTAGTGGTATATCCCGATGATGAAGTAACCCTCCGGGCATTGCTGCGCGAGGCATCTGAAGCAGACGTGATCATCAAGGCCAGTGGCGTGGGTGCTTTTGATGAACTTCTGGAATTTGAAGTCAGTCAATTAAAAAAAGAAACCAACCTCATCATCTTCTGGGATGTAGATGCCCCTGCCACCCTGGACAGGATAGAGAAAGACAGGAATGATCCCTTTAATGATCTAATTC
Protein-coding sequences here:
- a CDS encoding Gfo/Idh/MocA family protein, with the translated sequence MIATKPENKKSKELALGFVGVGWIGRNRMEAILRDTGSKAFAIVDPELENAAEAKKLAPKSCHLDSLQTMLEEEQLDGVVIATPSAMHAEQSIEALRAGKAVFCQKPLGRTANEVREVVEASWQANQLLGVDLSYRYTKAFKAVYDLIKAGEIGEVYAVDLIFHNAYGPDKDWFYDIKKSGGGCVMDLGIHLVDLALWTLDFPEIKDVRSRLYHQGKKLTSFEEQVEDFASVNMVSARDTNIHLECSWHISAGRDAVIEAKFYGTKGGAAFKNINGSFYDFTAEKYNGTQTETLVAPPDDWSGRAGVVWAKELLEGKKHDPEAGEEFIRTAEIIDRIYGR
- a CDS encoding glycosyltransferase family 4 protein, which produces MEDRLTILMTTDTVGGVWTYSIELCRALEKEGVFIHLAAMGNWPSKEQEEEAAALENVLLYKSDYKLEWMQDPWEDVEQAEKWLNSIYHTVQPDILHFNNYAHRKEDWSCPTITVFHSCVQTWWQAVKGTSAPAIWNKYTNLVSESLNTSDMVVAPTKAIMKKAIATHSISTDTRVIYNGKDLQPSADNEKEDFILCMGRIWDEAKNLQSLSGMAKDLPWPVYVVGNNINPDTGEAVLIENVKFLGELPQEEAHQWQQRAKIFVSPTIYEPFGLAILEAAASGCALVLNELDTLTELWQDTAVFFDPENNTEAKKLILQLNGNESFRSDIAKKAMKRAADFSATKMAAAYTETYRELLAKREFDHDLREEGKTTTQ
- a CDS encoding CgeB family protein, with the translated sequence MKIIMFYHSLYSDWNHGNAHFLRGIVRELQQRGNDVEVYEPEGGWSLNNLIKDHGAEKMDEFRKYYPGLSPQFYNPSKQLNYEGILRDADLVIVHEWNDPQMVANIGKQKEKYGFKLLFHDTHHRAASAPEEMGKYDFSNYDAALVFGEVIKNIYLENKWISNVFTWHEAADAELFKPVRDLEKEGDLVWIGNWGDNERTEELMEFLIEPVKELKLKAKVYGVRYPEKAKKALADAGIEYGGWLPNYKVPEVFSRYKLTVHVPRRPYVEMLPGIPTIRPFEALSCGIPLICSPWQDAENLFTPGEDYLLANDGNEMGYRIAEVLKSAQLAQSLSQNGRKTILARHTCAHRVDELEEIITQINKQYPYTQKSGTNG